AATTTCTGGAGAAACAAATGAAAACAAAAATTAAATCCCTTCTTATCCTAATCACGACTGGACTCTTCGTATTCCAATGTGATTTATTTGACCCGAAAGACAAGGTTACCAGCGACGATCTGGTTTCGATGTTAGCACTCCAACAAATCAATGCAAACAGCATGAGCGAAGCACAACGGCTAGGTTTAAATGTTGCTTATAGCCATAGATTCAGCATCAAAAATGGACCACATTTGTTTTGTAGAGAGTATTCAACTGCTTACCTAGAAAAACAAGCAGAATGGGAAAAAGATATGGAACAAACGTATGCAACCATTGGAAATGCAATAGGAATTCAAATTGTGGTAGAAAGACTGAGTGGGCCTTGTGCTATCACAAATAAAGTTGCTGCTTGTCATTACGATGGAGTGGATGGAATCAATGATCTAATCCCATACGCATATACAACAGAAGGTGAACATAAATATTTAATTCCAGCAAATGCTTATTATGGAGTCACAGATTTAAAAAGTGCCAAAGAAGCTTGTGAAAGATTCAAAGGCACTTACGTTTGTTACGACCCTAGTAAATGTTGGCAATAAAATAAATTCAAACGGAAGAACTCAAAAGTTTTTTTTGGGTTCTTCTTCTATTCTTTCTTTTGATATAAAAAATAGTAATTCCACTGATTGCTAATATTGCCGGTGTCAGCCCACCAACCACCCAAAGAATTTTACTAAAATGATTTGCAAATGTGCCAAAATGCAATGGCCGAAAAGAATCCAAAACTTGATTCCAAAAACTCTCTTCCGACATATTTATCTTATCAAATATGTGTTTTGATTTTACATCATAACGGACATAGGAACCATATCGGCTTTCTAGTCCCGATGAATCAAAACGATTTCCATAAAATCCAATTGGCTCTTCTTTCGA
The nucleotide sequence above comes from Leptospira harrisiae. Encoded proteins:
- a CDS encoding LIC_11695 family lipoprotein, which gives rise to MKTKIKSLLILITTGLFVFQCDLFDPKDKVTSDDLVSMLALQQINANSMSEAQRLGLNVAYSHRFSIKNGPHLFCREYSTAYLEKQAEWEKDMEQTYATIGNAIGIQIVVERLSGPCAITNKVAACHYDGVDGINDLIPYAYTTEGEHKYLIPANAYYGVTDLKSAKEACERFKGTYVCYDPSKCWQ